In one Achromobacter spanius genomic region, the following are encoded:
- the uvrA gene encoding excinuclease ABC subunit UvrA gives MSSQIRIVGARQNNLKNLDLTLATGELVVVTGVSGSGKSSLAFDTLYAEGQRRYVETFSPYARQFLDRMDKPQVDRIEGILPAIAIDQTNPVRSSRSTVGTMTELNDHLKLLFARGARLYCRGCGKVVRRDTPDSIYHSLAERAAVAGDPRLVVTFPIAVPANFTEDEVRGFLEQQGYTRVHAEETAVPRATVAKPAKGAKKAKAAKDAGEERRILHVIQDRFRFAGTERERVMEALDTALRMGAGHLAVYVVNADGDNAHIWKYSDRLHCADCNIEYTDPLPSSFSFNSPLGACEACRGFGRVIGIDFGLVIPDENKTLMEGAIKPWTTPSYKECQDELQKYAPRAGVPLGVPWKSLSEEHKRWVLYGTPDWKGGNDAWKHQWYGVQRFFDWLETKSYKMHVRVLLSKYRSYTPCPTCNGARLKPDALLWRLGTKEEADTVLPPEDGRYQRFMPVGANWSRDQLNNIGGLSIHDVMLLPIERVRRFFDGLSFSGALDAATDLLMTEVRARLKFLCDVGLGYLTLDRQSRTLSGGEVQRINLTTALGTSLVNTLFVLDEPSIGLHPRDMHRVVEVMHRLRNAGNTLVVVEHDPQVMVAADRIIDIGPGPGERGGYIVFDGTPKQLRAADTLTGNYLGARQRVEAPRPMPVAANTPRLLLEGVNAHNLKNVSVELPLGRLVCVTGVSGSGKSTLVQDVLYPALLKQKGKPSEAPGAFDRLLGAEQIADVVMVDQTPIGKTARSNPASYVGAFDAIRKLFAQAPLARERAYTAGTFSFNGGDGRCPTCGGTGFEHVEMQFLSDVYLRCPDCDGKRFRPEVLEVRVEHLGKSASIDEVLAMTVSEALDFFKGLRDVQTGLAPLADVGLEYVRLGQPVPTLSGGEAQRLKLAGHLAEAARSGISTAKVAKKGSLFLFDEPTTGLHFDDVARLMRAFRKLLAAGHTLLVIEHNLDVIRAADWLIDLGPEGGDAGGLLIGVGTPQDLMDNPKSHTGAALRDYEVSILPADVVVTSDIDAQEVEQAGLTARIAEPTAVYNDAAVASGAGDGTPLQSVMRARRQGNMAIEIRNAREHNLKNISVEIPHDKFTVITGVSGSGKSTLAFDILFNEGQRRYLESLNAYARAIVQPAGKPDVDAIFGIPPTVAIEQRTSRGGRKSTVATMTEIHHFLRLLYVKLGTQYCPDCNVAVEPQNTDQIVARLLRDHKGVHIGLLSPLVTARKGYYTDLAKWAGSKGHTHLRVDGEFIPVAPWPRLDRYKEHTIELPVADVVVDPANEADLRAAVKSALENGQGVMSVVWPVNKLHEALNSDLQQQHFSVKRACPSCGTSFPEPDPRLFSYNSKHGWCTGCYGTGLQLQGFDEEQTGEETAWNAWYEGEAKACTQCDGQRLNRVARAVRWRDKSIAELASLPVSDAHTFFTGLVARGREGEIARDILTEIRGRLNFMQEVGLNYLALDRAAPTLSGGEAQRIRLAAQLGSNLQGVCYVLDEPTIGLHPRDNRILLDALARLEGNGNTLVVVEHDDDTIRRASHVIDIGPGAGIRGGRVVAQGTVEDVMNAPESITGRYLKTPLAHPLQGRRPVEADTPMIEIRGARLHNLRSVDAKIPVGRLSVVTGVSGSGKSTLAREVLLDNLMQAVSQGKAPGWAGCESIKGWEAIDRVLEVDQTPIGKTPRSCPATYVGFWDDVRKQFADTREARMRGWTAARFSFNTGDGRCPICEGQGMRTIEMNFLPDVKVPCDACNGARFNSDTLSVQMRGKNAGELLSMEVDDAIGYFAAHPKIHRPLQLMQDVGLGYLTLGQPSPTLSGGEAQRIKLVTELSKARLTDGLIKTGRASRIPHTLYVLDEPTVGLSMADVEKLIHVLHRLVEAGNTVVVIEHNLDVIAEADWLLDLGPEGGTGGGQLVAEGSPEHVMTLADHSHTGRVLTEFLAHQAR, from the coding sequence ATGAGCTCCCAAATCCGCATTGTTGGCGCACGCCAGAACAACCTCAAGAACCTGGACCTTACCCTTGCCACCGGCGAACTGGTCGTTGTGACCGGCGTGTCGGGATCCGGCAAAAGCTCGCTGGCGTTCGACACGCTGTACGCCGAAGGGCAGCGGCGCTACGTGGAAACCTTCTCGCCCTATGCGCGCCAGTTCCTGGACCGCATGGACAAGCCCCAGGTTGACCGCATCGAAGGCATCCTGCCCGCCATCGCCATTGACCAGACCAACCCGGTGCGCAGCTCGCGCAGCACGGTCGGCACAATGACCGAGCTGAACGACCACCTGAAATTGCTGTTCGCGCGCGGCGCCCGGCTGTACTGCCGGGGTTGCGGCAAGGTGGTCAGGCGCGATACGCCCGACTCCATCTACCATTCGCTTGCCGAACGCGCCGCCGTGGCCGGCGACCCGCGCCTGGTGGTGACGTTCCCCATCGCCGTGCCCGCCAACTTCACCGAAGACGAAGTGCGCGGCTTTCTTGAGCAGCAGGGTTACACCCGCGTGCACGCCGAGGAAACCGCCGTGCCGCGCGCCACCGTCGCCAAGCCCGCCAAAGGCGCCAAGAAAGCGAAAGCCGCCAAGGACGCCGGCGAAGAACGCCGCATCCTGCACGTCATCCAAGACCGCTTCCGCTTTGCCGGCACCGAACGCGAACGCGTCATGGAAGCGCTGGACACCGCGCTGCGCATGGGCGCCGGGCACCTGGCCGTCTACGTCGTGAACGCCGACGGCGACAACGCGCACATCTGGAAATACAGCGACCGCCTGCACTGCGCCGACTGCAACATCGAATACACCGACCCGCTGCCCAGCAGCTTCTCGTTCAATTCCCCGCTGGGCGCCTGCGAAGCGTGCCGGGGCTTTGGCCGCGTGATCGGCATCGACTTCGGCCTGGTCATCCCCGACGAAAACAAGACCTTGATGGAAGGCGCCATCAAGCCGTGGACCACGCCGTCCTACAAGGAATGCCAGGACGAACTGCAAAAGTACGCGCCGCGCGCGGGCGTGCCGCTGGGCGTGCCCTGGAAAAGCCTGAGTGAAGAACACAAGCGCTGGGTGCTTTATGGCACGCCCGACTGGAAGGGCGGCAACGACGCCTGGAAGCATCAGTGGTACGGCGTGCAGCGCTTTTTTGACTGGCTGGAAACCAAGTCCTACAAGATGCACGTGCGCGTGCTGCTGTCCAAGTACCGCAGCTATACGCCCTGCCCCACCTGCAACGGCGCGCGCCTGAAACCCGACGCGCTGCTGTGGCGCCTGGGCACCAAGGAAGAAGCCGACACCGTGCTGCCGCCCGAAGACGGCCGCTATCAGCGCTTCATGCCGGTGGGCGCCAACTGGTCGCGCGACCAACTCAATAACATCGGGGGCCTGTCTATCCATGACGTGATGCTGCTGCCCATCGAACGGGTCCGCCGCTTCTTTGACGGGCTGTCGTTCTCGGGCGCGCTGGACGCCGCCACCGACCTGCTCATGACCGAGGTCCGCGCGCGCCTGAAGTTCCTGTGCGACGTGGGTCTGGGCTACCTGACGCTGGACCGCCAGAGCCGCACGCTGTCGGGCGGCGAAGTGCAGCGCATCAACCTGACCACCGCGCTGGGCACCTCGCTGGTGAACACGCTGTTCGTGCTGGACGAGCCGTCCATCGGCCTGCACCCGCGCGACATGCACCGCGTGGTTGAAGTCATGCACCGCTTGCGCAACGCCGGCAACACGCTGGTGGTGGTAGAGCACGACCCGCAGGTCATGGTGGCCGCCGACCGCATCATCGACATCGGCCCCGGCCCTGGCGAACGCGGCGGCTACATCGTCTTTGACGGCACGCCGAAACAGCTGCGCGCGGCCGATACGCTCACGGGCAACTACCTGGGCGCGCGCCAGCGCGTGGAAGCGCCGCGCCCCATGCCGGTGGCGGCGAACACGCCGCGCCTGCTGCTGGAAGGCGTCAACGCGCACAACCTGAAGAACGTGTCCGTTGAACTGCCGCTGGGCCGACTGGTCTGCGTGACGGGCGTGTCCGGCTCGGGCAAGTCCACGCTGGTGCAAGACGTGCTGTACCCCGCGCTGTTGAAGCAAAAGGGCAAGCCGTCAGAAGCGCCCGGCGCGTTCGACCGCCTCTTGGGCGCCGAACAGATCGCCGACGTGGTCATGGTGGACCAGACCCCCATCGGCAAGACCGCGCGCTCGAACCCCGCCAGCTACGTGGGCGCCTTTGACGCCATCCGCAAGCTGTTCGCCCAGGCCCCGCTGGCGCGCGAACGCGCCTACACGGCCGGCACATTCAGCTTCAACGGCGGCGACGGCCGCTGCCCCACATGCGGCGGCACCGGCTTTGAACACGTCGAAATGCAGTTCCTGTCCGACGTCTACCTGCGTTGCCCCGACTGCGACGGCAAGCGCTTCCGCCCCGAAGTGCTGGAAGTGCGTGTCGAACATCTGGGCAAAAGCGCATCCATCGACGAAGTGCTGGCCATGACGGTCAGCGAAGCGCTGGACTTCTTCAAGGGCCTGCGCGACGTGCAGACCGGCCTGGCGCCCCTGGCCGACGTGGGCCTGGAATACGTGCGGCTGGGGCAACCCGTGCCCACGCTGTCCGGTGGCGAGGCCCAACGCCTGAAGCTGGCTGGCCACCTGGCCGAAGCCGCCCGCAGCGGTATTTCCACAGCCAAGGTCGCCAAAAAGGGCAGCCTGTTCCTGTTCGACGAACCCACCACCGGCCTGCACTTTGACGACGTGGCGCGGCTGATGCGCGCCTTCCGCAAGCTGCTGGCCGCCGGCCACACGCTGCTGGTCATCGAACACAACCTGGACGTGATCCGCGCGGCCGATTGGCTGATCGACTTGGGCCCTGAAGGCGGCGACGCCGGCGGCCTGCTGATCGGCGTGGGCACGCCGCAAGACCTGATGGACAACCCCAAGTCGCACACGGGCGCAGCCCTGCGCGATTACGAAGTCAGCATCCTGCCGGCCGACGTGGTGGTCACCAGCGACATCGACGCGCAAGAAGTCGAGCAAGCCGGTTTGACCGCGCGCATTGCCGAGCCTACCGCCGTGTACAACGACGCCGCCGTGGCCTCCGGCGCGGGCGACGGCACGCCGCTGCAGTCCGTGATGCGCGCGCGTCGCCAAGGCAATATGGCGATCGAGATCCGCAACGCGCGCGAGCACAACCTGAAGAACATCAGCGTTGAAATCCCGCACGACAAATTCACCGTGATCACCGGCGTGTCCGGCTCCGGCAAGTCGACGCTGGCGTTCGACATCCTGTTCAACGAAGGCCAGCGCCGCTATCTGGAATCGCTGAACGCCTACGCGCGCGCCATCGTGCAGCCGGCCGGCAAGCCGGACGTGGATGCCATCTTCGGCATTCCGCCCACCGTGGCCATCGAACAGCGCACCAGCCGTGGGGGCCGCAAGTCCACCGTGGCCACGATGACGGAAATCCACCATTTCCTGCGCTTGCTGTATGTGAAGCTGGGCACGCAGTACTGCCCGGATTGCAACGTGGCCGTTGAACCGCAGAACACGGACCAGATCGTGGCCCGCCTGCTGCGTGACCACAAGGGCGTGCACATCGGGCTGCTGTCGCCCTTGGTGACCGCGCGCAAGGGCTATTACACGGACCTGGCCAAGTGGGCGGGTTCCAAGGGCCATACGCACTTGCGCGTAGACGGCGAGTTCATTCCCGTGGCCCCGTGGCCGCGCCTGGACCGCTACAAGGAACACACCATTGAACTGCCCGTGGCAGACGTGGTGGTGGACCCGGCCAACGAAGCCGACCTGCGCGCCGCCGTCAAGAGCGCGCTGGAAAACGGCCAGGGCGTGATGTCGGTGGTATGGCCGGTAAACAAGCTGCACGAAGCGCTGAACAGCGATTTGCAGCAGCAGCATTTTTCGGTCAAGCGCGCGTGCCCGTCTTGCGGCACCAGCTTTCCCGAACCCGACCCGCGCCTGTTCTCGTACAACTCCAAGCACGGCTGGTGCACGGGCTGCTACGGCACGGGCCTGCAATTGCAGGGCTTTGACGAAGAACAGACCGGCGAGGAAACCGCCTGGAACGCCTGGTATGAAGGCGAGGCCAAGGCCTGCACGCAATGCGATGGGCAGCGGCTGAACCGTGTGGCGCGCGCCGTGCGCTGGCGCGACAAGTCCATTGCCGAACTGGCGTCGTTGCCGGTGTCGGACGCGCACACCTTCTTCACCGGGCTGGTGGCGCGCGGCCGCGAAGGCGAGATCGCCCGCGACATCCTGACGGAAATCCGCGGCCGTTTGAACTTCATGCAGGAAGTGGGGCTGAACTACCTGGCGCTGGACCGCGCCGCGCCCACGCTGTCTGGCGGCGAAGCGCAGCGCATCCGTCTGGCCGCGCAACTGGGTTCCAACCTGCAAGGCGTTTGCTACGTGCTGGACGAACCCACCATCGGCCTGCATCCGCGCGACAACCGCATCCTGCTGGACGCGCTGGCGCGCCTGGAAGGCAACGGCAACACGCTGGTGGTGGTGGAACATGACGACGACACCATCCGCCGCGCCTCGCACGTGATCGACATCGGCCCCGGCGCGGGCATCCGTGGCGGCCGGGTCGTGGCGCAAGGTACGGTGGAAGACGTGATGAACGCGCCGGAATCCATCACCGGCCGCTATCTGAAGACGCCGCTGGCGCATCCGCTGCAAGGCCGCCGTCCGGTCGAGGCCGACACGCCCATGATCGAAATCCGTGGCGCGCGCCTGCACAACCTGCGCAGCGTGGACGCCAAGATCCCCGTGGGCCGCCTGAGCGTCGTGACCGGCGTGTCCGGTTCCGGCAAGTCCACGCTGGCGCGCGAAGTGCTGCTGGACAATCTGATGCAAGCCGTGTCGCAAGGCAAGGCGCCGGGTTGGGCCGGCTGCGAAAGCATCAAGGGTTGGGAAGCCATCGACCGCGTGCTGGAAGTGGACCAGACCCCCATCGGCAAGACGCCGCGCTCGTGCCCGGCCACGTATGTGGGCTTCTGGGACGACGTGCGCAAGCAGTTCGCCGACACCCGCGAAGCCCGCATGCGCGGCTGGACGGCGGCGCGCTTCTCGTTCAACACCGGCGACGGCCGCTGCCCCATCTGCGAAGGCCAGGGCATGCGCACCATCGAAATGAACTTTCTGCCCGACGTCAAAGTGCCGTGCGACGCCTGCAACGGCGCGCGCTTCAACAGCGACACGCTCAGCGTGCAGATGCGCGGCAAAAACGCAGGCGAGCTGCTGTCCATGGAAGTGGACGACGCCATCGGCTACTTCGCGGCGCATCCGAAGATCCACCGCCCGCTGCAACTGATGCAAGACGTGGGCCTGGGTTACCTGACGCTGGGCCAGCCGTCGCCCACGCTGTCGGGCGGCGAGGCGCAGCGCATCAAGCTGGTGACCGAGCTGTCCAAGGCGCGTCTGACCGACGGGCTGATCAAGACCGGCCGCGCCTCGCGCATTCCGCACACGCTCTACGTGCTGGACGAACCGACGGTGGGCTTGTCGATGGCCGACGTTGAAAAGCTGATCCACGTGCTGCATCGCCTGGTGGAAGCCGGCAATACGGTGGTGGTGATTGAGCATAATCTGGACGTCATCGCCGAAGCCGACTGGCTGCTGGACCTGGGCCCCGAAGGCGGCACGGGCGGCGGCCAACTGGTGGCCGAAGGCTCGCCGGAACATGTGATGACCCTGGCCGATCATTCCCACACCGGCCGTGTCCTGACGGAATTCCTGGCACATCAAGCGCGGTAG
- a CDS encoding IclR family transcriptional regulator, with the protein MLETKVAGAAAFAKFMAVLQAVADAPEPPTAALLARTCGYPRPTVYRIVAALAEQGMLTESGGAYRLGTRLMSLASRAWSQFDLRAALAPDLQALRDATGETVHLAVPAGQEMIYIDKLESPGPVRMVSRVGSSVALHSSAVGKAYLAALDEATRERLLRGLPLPARMPGTVTSLPALRAVLDEARGRGYAMDDQENEPGIVCYGVALCDAAGRPVAGVSVSTLLFRRQPEPQSAYIDPLLRLRDAAVAKLAVLPVSAGGA; encoded by the coding sequence TTGTTGGAAACCAAGGTCGCGGGCGCCGCGGCGTTTGCGAAATTCATGGCGGTGCTGCAAGCCGTGGCCGATGCGCCCGAGCCTCCCACCGCCGCGCTGCTCGCGCGCACTTGCGGCTATCCGCGTCCCACCGTCTACCGCATCGTGGCGGCGCTGGCCGAGCAGGGCATGCTTACCGAGTCAGGCGGCGCCTATCGCCTGGGCACGCGCCTGATGTCGCTGGCCAGCCGCGCGTGGTCGCAATTTGACCTGCGCGCCGCCTTGGCACCCGACTTGCAGGCGCTGCGCGACGCTACCGGCGAAACCGTCCATCTGGCCGTGCCGGCGGGCCAGGAAATGATCTATATCGACAAGCTGGAAAGCCCCGGCCCGGTGCGTATGGTGTCGCGCGTGGGCTCGTCGGTGGCCTTGCATTCCAGCGCGGTCGGCAAGGCGTATCTGGCGGCGCTGGATGAGGCCACCCGTGAACGCCTGCTGCGCGGCCTGCCGCTGCCGGCGCGCATGCCCGGCACCGTCACCAGCCTGCCGGCCTTGCGTGCCGTGCTGGACGAAGCCCGCGGCCGTGGCTACGCCATGGACGACCAGGAAAATGAACCCGGTATCGTTTGCTATGGCGTGGCGCTGTGTGACGCGGCCGGCCGGCCCGTGGCAGGCGTCAGCGTCAGCACGCTGCTGTTCCGGCGGCAGCCCGAGCCGCAATCCGCCTATATCGATCCCTTGCTGCGGCTGCGCGATGCCGCCGTGGCCAAACTTGCCGTCTTGCCGGTGTCCGCCGGCGGCGCCTGA
- a CDS encoding bifunctional 4-hydroxy-2-oxoglutarate aldolase/2-dehydro-3-deoxy-phosphogluconate aldolase, translating into MNASAPLASKLSALLAARVVPVLRYTDAATAAYAAEVAVAAGCTTLELTWTIPGVTDLVRALRDKHGSSLLLGVGTVLDENQAREALVAGADFLVSPALATDIVDLAHAADALCLLGAFTPTEVLAARRAGVDVVKVFPADTGGPKHLAALKSVYPDTIFCPTGGITQDNMGTYFAAGAGLVGIGSNLYDKAAFAARDTAALVAQITRTREAAHG; encoded by the coding sequence ATGAACGCATCCGCTCCCCTCGCATCCAAGCTTTCCGCCCTGCTGGCGGCCCGGGTCGTGCCCGTGCTGCGCTATACCGATGCCGCCACCGCCGCCTATGCCGCCGAAGTGGCCGTGGCGGCGGGGTGCACCACCTTGGAACTGACCTGGACGATACCCGGCGTGACCGACCTGGTGCGCGCGCTGCGCGACAAGCACGGCTCCAGCCTGCTGCTGGGCGTGGGCACGGTGTTGGACGAAAACCAGGCGCGCGAAGCGCTGGTGGCCGGCGCCGACTTCCTGGTGTCGCCCGCCTTGGCCACCGACATCGTCGACCTGGCCCATGCCGCCGACGCCCTGTGCCTGCTGGGCGCCTTCACCCCCACCGAAGTGCTGGCGGCTCGCCGCGCGGGCGTGGACGTGGTGAAGGTGTTTCCGGCCGACACCGGCGGCCCCAAGCATCTGGCCGCGCTGAAGTCGGTTTACCCCGACACCATCTTCTGCCCCACGGGCGGCATCACGCAGGACAATATGGGCACGTATTTCGCGGCCGGCGCCGGGCTGGTGGGCATCGGCAGCAATCTGTATGACAAGGCCGCGTTCGCCGCGCGCGACACCGCCGCCCTGGTGGCGCAAATCACTCGCACCCGAGAGGCCGCCCATGGCTGA
- a CDS encoding sugar kinase: MADFDFDIVALGEPLVELNQTEKGQQQYLQGFGGDTSNAVIAAARQGARCAYLTRVGSDAFGAQFLDLWKTEGVDTSGVQSDDDAHTGLYFVQHGPDGHAFSYLRRGSAASLMTPALLDSGLIERSRFLHVSGISLAISTSACDTVFAAIERAHAAQTQVSLDSNLRLRLWPVDRARAILRETMRQADLFLPSMDDMQYLTGNNDPERTLDWIRDGGATGVVVLKLGKDGSIIDDGQTRTPVAALRVDAVDATGAGDCFAGSLLARRCQGDSWEDAVRYANVAAALSTLGYGAVDPLPRAEQVRERLKSPGG, encoded by the coding sequence ATGGCTGACTTCGACTTCGACATCGTCGCGCTGGGCGAGCCCCTGGTTGAACTGAACCAGACCGAAAAGGGCCAACAGCAATACCTGCAAGGCTTTGGCGGCGATACGTCCAACGCCGTCATTGCGGCGGCCCGCCAGGGCGCGCGCTGCGCCTACCTGACGCGAGTCGGCAGCGACGCCTTCGGCGCGCAATTCCTGGACCTGTGGAAAACCGAAGGGGTGGATACCTCGGGCGTACAAAGCGACGACGACGCTCATACCGGCCTGTATTTCGTGCAGCACGGACCGGACGGCCACGCCTTCAGCTATCTGCGCCGGGGTTCGGCCGCCAGCCTGATGACGCCGGCCTTGCTGGACAGCGGGTTGATCGAGCGCAGCCGCTTCCTGCACGTGTCGGGTATCAGCCTGGCCATCAGCACCAGCGCCTGCGACACGGTATTCGCGGCCATCGAACGCGCCCATGCCGCGCAAACGCAGGTCAGCCTGGATTCGAACCTGCGGCTGCGCTTGTGGCCGGTTGACCGCGCCCGCGCCATCTTGCGCGAAACCATGCGCCAGGCCGACCTGTTCCTGCCCAGCATGGACGACATGCAGTACCTGACCGGCAACAACGACCCTGAACGCACGCTGGACTGGATCCGTGACGGCGGCGCGACCGGCGTGGTGGTGTTGAAGCTGGGCAAGGACGGTTCCATCATCGACGATGGCCAGACGCGCACGCCGGTGGCTGCCCTGCGCGTGGACGCGGTGGACGCCACCGGGGCGGGCGACTGCTTCGCGGGCAGCCTGCTGGCAAGGCGCTGCCAGGGCGATAGCTGGGAAGACGCGGTGCGCTACGCCAACGTCGCGGCGGCGTTGTCCACGCTGGGCTATGGCGCGGTCGACCCGTTGCCGCGGGCTGAACAGGTTCGGGAACGGCTGAAATCGCCAGGCGGCTGA
- a CDS encoding glycosyltransferase family 2 protein, which produces MTDTPTFFTVLTPTYNRAGTLHRVYESLSRQTFRDFEWVVVDDGSTDNTHESILAWQARADFPIRYIWQNNQHKKTAFNRGVREAQGQMIVALDSDDEMPPDALAIFKEAWDAIPPARRESYVAITGLCARPDGSIVGDRYPQDVFDSTAVDVYFRYRIKGEKFGCMRTDVLRKYPFPEDVAGFVPESLVWWAVARAGYLSRFINRVVRTYHDTPGGLSQGAVSVGSNAQGLYLLAWDMLQHHLEFFRYRPREFIMAAARYTRFRLHLKHSGVPTAVGAYRLTNPMATFMVAAMWPLGYALYRRDRRRGVA; this is translated from the coding sequence ATGACCGATACACCAACGTTTTTCACCGTTCTGACGCCCACCTACAACCGGGCGGGCACGCTGCACCGGGTGTATGAATCGCTTTCCCGCCAGACATTCAGGGACTTCGAATGGGTGGTGGTGGATGACGGTTCCACCGACAACACGCACGAGTCGATTCTGGCCTGGCAGGCGCGCGCGGATTTTCCCATCCGCTATATCTGGCAGAACAACCAGCACAAGAAAACCGCCTTCAATCGGGGCGTGCGGGAAGCGCAAGGCCAGATGATCGTGGCGCTGGACAGCGATGACGAAATGCCGCCCGATGCGCTGGCCATCTTCAAAGAAGCGTGGGACGCCATCCCGCCCGCGCGCCGCGAGTCCTACGTGGCGATCACGGGCCTGTGCGCGCGTCCCGATGGCAGCATCGTGGGGGACCGTTATCCGCAGGACGTGTTCGACAGCACGGCGGTGGATGTGTATTTCCGGTATCGCATCAAAGGCGAAAAATTCGGCTGTATGCGTACCGACGTCCTGCGCAAATACCCCTTTCCCGAAGACGTCGCGGGGTTCGTGCCAGAAAGCCTGGTGTGGTGGGCGGTGGCGCGCGCGGGCTATCTCAGCCGCTTCATCAACCGCGTGGTGCGCACGTATCACGACACGCCGGGCGGCCTGTCACAAGGCGCCGTCTCGGTGGGCAGCAACGCACAGGGCCTGTATCTGCTGGCCTGGGACATGCTGCAGCACCACCTGGAATTCTTCCGCTACCGGCCGCGCGAATTCATCATGGCGGCCGCGCGGTACACGCGCTTTCGCCTGCACCTGAAGCACTCCGGCGTGCCCACGGCGGTGGGCGCGTACCGGCTGACCAACCCCATGGCGACGTTCATGGTGGCGGCGATGTGGCCCTTGGGCTATGCGCTGTACCGCCGCGACCGACGCCGCGGCGTGGCTTAG
- a CDS encoding LysR family transcriptional regulator, with translation MEASTVQLNDIALFVEVAKRKSFSLAARALDMPTSTLSRRISELERAIGLRLINRNTRRLDLTEAGAAYMRRCQGLIDEARLAHEQLLSLSGGPSGNLRVSMPFSLAIWLLPETIKDFTDRYPDVECEFDLSMMTASDAQGTPFDVVLRFGRDSDFSTGAIDPGNGNGASGRPTGAVVQELVSLDNYLYASDRYLERHGEPKTPGELTQHQCLRTTIDDAHSNWTLHNGSVSEVVPVSGHLAANNMSIAGMLAGLDLAITRMPHCQALDPIIKRNSLKRVLPGWSVDPISIYVVFPSSIQPAKTRAFMDFITPKLGPAGG, from the coding sequence ATGGAAGCTTCGACCGTCCAGCTCAATGACATCGCCTTGTTCGTAGAGGTGGCCAAGCGCAAGAGCTTCAGCCTGGCGGCGCGCGCGCTGGATATGCCCACGTCCACGCTGTCGCGGCGCATCAGCGAACTGGAACGCGCCATCGGCCTGCGGCTGATCAACCGCAACACGCGCCGGCTGGACCTGACCGAGGCGGGCGCGGCCTATATGCGCCGCTGCCAAGGGCTGATTGACGAGGCGCGGCTGGCGCACGAACAACTGCTGTCACTGTCGGGCGGCCCGTCGGGCAACCTGCGCGTGTCCATGCCTTTCAGCCTGGCGATCTGGCTGCTGCCCGAAACCATCAAGGACTTCACCGACCGCTACCCGGACGTGGAATGCGAATTCGACCTGAGCATGATGACCGCGTCCGACGCCCAAGGCACGCCGTTTGACGTGGTGCTGCGCTTTGGCCGGGACTCGGATTTTTCCACGGGCGCGATCGACCCGGGCAATGGCAATGGCGCCTCCGGGCGTCCGACCGGCGCCGTGGTGCAGGAACTGGTGTCGCTGGACAACTACCTGTATGCGTCCGACCGCTACCTGGAACGCCACGGCGAACCCAAGACACCCGGCGAACTGACGCAACACCAGTGCCTGCGCACCACCATCGACGACGCCCATTCGAACTGGACGCTGCACAACGGCTCGGTCAGCGAAGTGGTGCCGGTCAGCGGCCACCTGGCGGCCAACAACATGAGCATTGCCGGCATGCTGGCCGGGCTGGACCTGGCCATTACGCGCATGCCGCATTGCCAGGCGCTGGATCCGATCATCAAACGCAACTCGCTCAAGCGGGTGCTGCCGGGCTGGTCCGTGGACCCGATCTCGATCTACGTGGTGTTCCCGTCAAGCATCCAACCCGCGAAGACGCGCGCGTTCATGGATTTCATCACCCCGAAACTGGGGCCGGCGGGCGGTTGA
- a CDS encoding ABC transporter ATP-binding protein, protein MSANLLEVRDLRVAYDKVEAISGVSLTVGEGQIVTVIGPNGAGKTTLLSAIMGVLPSTGRIVFGGKPQEHAEIEEMVAAGMNLVPEKRELFAEMTVEDNLMLGGFHRFRSGVRDQDKTLAEVYELFPRLQERHAQLAGTLSGGERQMLAVGRALMAKPRLLMLDEPSLGLAPRIVREVFHIVARLREMGVSILLIEQNARAALQVADYAYVLETGAVTLEGPAAEVAVDPRVVEVYLGLGHGAPAPAVPTAPTATTAP, encoded by the coding sequence ATGAGCGCGAATCTGCTGGAAGTGCGCGACCTGCGCGTGGCCTACGACAAGGTGGAAGCCATATCGGGCGTCAGCCTGACGGTGGGCGAAGGCCAGATCGTGACCGTGATCGGCCCCAATGGCGCGGGCAAGACCACTTTGCTGTCGGCCATCATGGGCGTGCTGCCGTCCACCGGCCGCATCGTCTTCGGCGGCAAGCCGCAAGAACATGCCGAGATCGAGGAAATGGTGGCGGCCGGCATGAACCTGGTGCCTGAAAAGCGCGAGCTGTTCGCCGAAATGACGGTGGAAGACAACCTGATGCTGGGCGGCTTTCACCGCTTTCGCAGCGGGGTGCGCGACCAGGACAAGACGCTGGCGGAAGTCTATGAACTATTTCCGCGCCTGCAAGAGCGCCATGCCCAACTGGCTGGCACCTTGTCAGGCGGCGAACGCCAGATGCTGGCGGTGGGCCGCGCGCTGATGGCCAAACCCCGGTTGCTGATGCTGGACGAGCCCAGCCTGGGGCTGGCGCCGCGCATTGTGCGCGAAGTGTTCCACATCGTTGCGCGGCTGCGCGAGATGGGCGTTTCGATTTTGCTGATCGAGCAGAACGCGCGCGCGGCGCTGCAAGTGGCCGACTACGCCTATGTGCTGGAAACGGGCGCCGTCACGCTGGAGGGCCCCGCCGCCGAGGTGGCGGTGGACCCGCGCGTGGTCGAGGTGTACCTGGGCCTGGGACATGGCGCGCCTGCGCCTGCCGTACCCACCGCACCCACTGCGACCACTGCGCCCTAA